The window gatgataccACACACGCATCTATTTCACTGCATTAGCATTGTCAATCTCATTTGTCGGACATAATGGTTGATTGGTTGGCAGCGAGCTTCATTCGCATTTGGAAGgcctttattttttttttttttttggttacTGTTTAAGCAAGGAATCTATGTAGTAGAAAGAAAGGCGGACGGCTGGTTCTAGATAGATCAGGAGGCGGCATTGATTATGTATATCCGCGCTGCTGATTGGCTGTTAGGCTATATCAAATAGAATTTGATATCGTTTTATCTTTGGCCTCTTGTCATCTCGTAGTACTAGTTTTCGTACATGTTTTAAAAGCTATTAGTACCTAAATTATCAAATATGACTCCAAcatattactttaattattcttataaataCAAAACTCCTTGCTCTTACGGCATTGGTACTAAGTTGGGGATGTTGCTATAAAGCCACGTTTTTGAAGTAATTACTTTCTTCGCACATTAGCTCCTTCTTTGTGCTAGTTTCCTCCGTCTTTCCAAGATTGTGGCTTCCAGTTGAATTCAGATTAATCGAGTCACTGGATATATCTCATTGCCAAATTACAAAACTGTAGACCAATCTCAAACCCAACAAGGCTTCCTGCTCCTGCTTACCTCCGATTGTATTCGAAACAATGCCCTTGGCCAACCTGCCTGCAGAGATCAAACGCATGATTCTCGAAGCTCTGGTCAAGGATGGCCGCGAGCTGGCGCGCTTTGCTGCCGTGTCGCGAGAGTGGCAGGCAGCCATCGAGCCACAGACATTCAAACGGATCAAAATCACCCCGTCACGCATCGCCGAGCTTGACGACATGACTCGTCGCAATCGATCCCGTGTACGGTATTTGTGGTTTTGCTTGGAGTTGGAACGCTACGGTTGCGACACTTGTTCTCCCGAGGATGACGTTCCAATGTTCAGCAGCGCCGCAGACGACCTTCTAATCAAGACGGGCATtcaatctcttttcttgGTCCTTGGCGCTTGGAGTCGAAGCAGCTCCTTGATACTTGATATTAGCGTCTACTCAACTAGTGACCCCGAACACTGGTTCAAGTATCTGACATTTGAACcagacgatgatgaagatgatgttcCACAGCTCGATCCAGCAGTTCCAAGCCAagttgacgatgatgcacGACATCGATGGGATACTACCGGCCGGGAAGTCACGACGGCTCAGTCTGCCGTCCAGAACGTCTTTACCCGAATATTAAACGATCCGTTGGGCGAGttcgaagacgaagagatggGCTATCTTGGATGGTGGAGAGAGCTGCCATCGGTACCGGCTGTCACGCGTCTGCTTTTGCGTCAACAAACCCGGCGGCGCTGGGAACCTGAAGCGCTTGTAGAAATGGTTGCCTTATTTCCGTCATTGCGCGAGCTGCACTTTGAGCCGTGGAGGGAGTGGGATAACATGCTCCAGGACACTACAGACCAAGGTG is drawn from Trichoderma atroviride chromosome 7, complete sequence and contains these coding sequences:
- a CDS encoding uncharacterized protein (EggNog:ENOG41) → MPLANLPAEIKRMILEALVKDGRELARFAAVSREWQAAIEPQTFKRIKITPSRIAELDDMTRRNRSRVRYLWFCLELERYGCDTCSPEDDVPMFSSAADDLLIKTGIQSLFLVLGAWSRSSSLILDISVYSTSDPEHWFKYLTFEPDDDEDDVPQLDPAVPSQVDDDARHRWDTTGREVTTAQSAVQNVFTRILNDPLGEFEDEEMGYLGWWRELPSVPAVTRLLLRQQTRRRWEPEALVEMVALFPSLRELHFEPWREWDNMLQDTTDQGYLDLFESPIIRKLDRLTIFENFNQRYVHAYWEEDCDRIRPPNLALSRILSDVSTNYESLSASFAVDADSFFALDEGQPPKRWPNLKYLFLTSQLLAPDQDETRLTNMLRAAARAAIYMPNLETMQIWNGRKNLAALFKYEAATEGQPCTITWKGTWEFVLQASLIQAWQAVVSGLSEHEVMRVIYESIDGDQVRCHGDGMILLELPEMVIRRVSLRQIQREQMYIPLQVRSPHTRN